From Glycine max cultivar Williams 82 chromosome 11, Glycine_max_v4.0, whole genome shotgun sequence, the proteins below share one genomic window:
- the LOC100780092 gene encoding beta-galactosidase 13 isoform X2 — protein sequence MTTSNSHEDEGGEKKTVTYDGRSLIINGRRELLFSGSIHYPRSTPEEWAGILDKARQGGINVVQTYVFWNIHETEKGKYSIEPQYDYIKFIKLIQKKGMYVTLRVGPFIQAEWNHGGLPYWLREVPEIIFRSNNEPFKKHMKKYVSTVIKTVKDANLFAPQGGPIILAQIENEYNHIQRAFREEGDNYVQWAAKMAVSLDIGVPWIMCKQTDAPDPVINACNGRHCGDTFSGPNKPYKPAIWTENWTAQYRVFGDPPSQRSAEDIAFSVARFFSKNGSLVNYYMYHGGTNFGRTSSAFTTTRYYDEAPLDEYGMQREPKWSHLRDVHRALSLCKRALFNGASTVTKMSQHHEVIVFEKPGSNLCAAFITNNHTKVPTTISFRGTDYYMPPRSISILPDCKTVVFNTQCIASQHSSRNFKRSMAANDHKWEVYSETIPTTKQIPTHEKNPIELYSLLKDTSDYAWYTTSVELRPEDLPKKNDIPTILRIMSLGHSLLAFVNGEFIGSNHGSHEEKGFEFQKPVTLKVGVNQIAILASTVGLPDSGAYMEHRFAGPKSIFILGLNSGKMDLTSNGWGHEVGIKGEKLGIFTEEGSKKVQWKEAKGPGPAVSWYKTNFATPEGTDPVAIRMTGMGKGMVWINGKSIGRHWMSYLSPLGQPTQSEYHIPRTYFNPKDNLLVVFEEEIANPEKVEILTVNRDTICSFVTENHPPNVKSWAIKSEKFQAVVNDLVPSASLKCPHQRTIKAVEFASFGDPAGACGAFALGKCNAPAIKQIVEKQCLGKASCLVPIDKDAFTKGQDACPNVTKALAIQVRCE from the exons ATGACGACTTCTAACAGTCACGAGGACGAAGGCGGGGAGAAGAAGACTGTGACTTATGATGGCAGGTCACTCATTATCAATGGAAGACGGGAGCTTCTCTTCTCCGGTTCCATCCATTACCCACGAAGCACCCCCGAG GAGTGGGCAGGCATTCTTGACAAAGCAAGACAGGGAGGCATAAACGTGGTCCAAACTTACGTGTTCTGGAACATTCATGAGACTGAGAAAGGCAAG TACTCAATTGAGCCGCAGTATGATTACATAAAGTTCATCAAGCTTATTCAAAAGAAAGGAATGTATGTAACCCTCAGGGTTGGGCCTTTCATCCAAGCTGAATGGAATCACGG AGGACTTCCATATTGGCTAAGAGAGGTCCCTGAAATCATATTCCGCTCTAACAATGAACCCTTTAAG AAGCACATGAAAAAATATGTATCAACCGTTATAAAAACGGTGAAAGACGCGAACCTCTTTGCTCCCCAAGGAGGCCCTATCATCTTGGCACAG ATTGAGAATGAGTACAACCATATCCAACGTGCTTTTAGAGAGGAAGGAGATAATTATGTCCAATGGGCCGCAAAAATGGCAGTGTCACTGGATATTGGAGTTCCATGGATCATGTGCAAGCAGACAGATGCTCCTGATCCAGTG ATTAATGCATGCAATGGAAGGCACTGTGGTGATACCTTTTCAGGCCCCAACAAACCTTACAAGCCTGCCATATGGACTGAAAACTGGACTGCTCA GTATAGAGTGTTTGGAGATCCACCATCTCAAAGATCAGCAGAAGACATTGCCTTCTCAGTTGCTCGCTTCTTCTCTAAGAATGGATCTTTGGTGAACTATTATATG TACCATGGTGGAACAAATTTTGGTAGAACAAGCTCTGCCTTCACTACAACCCGATATTACGATGAAGCCCCTCTTGATGAGTACGGTATGCAGAGAGAACCAAAATGGAGTCACCTGAGGGATGTGCACAGGGCATTGAGCCTATGCAAGAGGGCCCTGTTTAATGGTGCGTCTACCGTCACAAAAATGAGCCAACATCACGAG GTTATAGTTTTTGAGAAGCCAGGAAGTAATTTATGTGCTGCTTTCATCACCAACAACCACACCAAAGTACCAACAACCATAAGTTTCAGAGGTACGGACTACTATATGCCACCACGTTCCATTAGCATCCTTCCTGACTGCAAGACTGTTGTTTTCAACACTCAATGT ATTGCTTCACAACATAGTTCAAGGAATTTCAAGCGGTCAATGGCAGCAAACGATCATAAGTGGGAGGTGTATTCTGAGACCATTCCAACCACCAAGCAAATTCCAACCCATGAAAAGAATCCTATAGAGCTTTATAGCTTGCTTAAAGACACCAGCGACTATGCATGGTACACCACCAG CGTAGAACTACGTCcagaagacttgccaaagaagAATGATATACCTACCATTCTCCGTATTATGAGTCTTGGTCATTCATTGCTTGCCTTTGTAAATGGAGAATTCATTG GATCAAATCATGGTAGCCAtgaagaaaaaggttttgaattccAGAAACCTGTAACCTTGAAGGTTGGAGTTAACCAAATAGCTATCTTGGCTTCCACTGTGGGACTCCCC GACAGTGGAGCATACATGGAACACAGGTTCGCTGGACCCAAGTCTATATTCATCCTTGGTCTCAACTCTGGAAAAATGGATCTCACTTCTAATGGTTGGGGTCATGag GTTGGTATCAAAGGTGAGAAGCTTGGCATTTTCACTGAAGAAGGATCAAAGAAAGTACAATGGAAAGAAGCCAAGGGACCTGGACCGGCTGTCTCCTGGTACAAG ACAAATTTTGCAACCCCAGAGGGAACGGATCCTGTTGCCATCAGGATGACTGGTATGGGGAAGGGAATGGTTTGGATCAATGGTAAAAGCATTGGTCGTCACTGGATGAGTTACCTCTCTCCTCTTGGACAGCCTACTCAATCAGA gTACCACATCCCAAGAACTTACTTCAATCCAAAAGACAACTTGCTTGTTGTATTTGAGGAAGAGATAGCTAATCCAGAAAAGGTTGAAATCCTAACTGTTAACAGAGATACAATATGCAGTTTCGTCACAGAGAATCACCCCCCCAATGTCAAGTCATGGGCAATTAAGAGCGAGAAGTTCCAGGCTGTTGTGAATGATCTGGTGCCATCAGCTTCACTCAAATGTCCACACCAAAGAACCATTAAGGCTGTGGAGTTTGCAAGCTTTGGTGATCCTGCGGGTGCATGTGGAGCCTTTGCTTTAGGCAAATGTAATGCACCTGCCATCAAGCAGATTGTGGAGAAG CAATGCCTCGGAAAAGCATCTTGTTTGGTTCCAATTGACAAGGACGCCTTCACTAAGGGCCAAGATGCTTGCCCAAATGTGACGAAGGCACTTGCAATCCAAGTGAGGTGTGAATGA
- the LOC100780092 gene encoding beta-galactosidase 13 isoform X1, which yields MSILKVLLITITFSLVIAATSAHEDEKKMTTSNSHEDEGGEKKTVTYDGRSLIINGRRELLFSGSIHYPRSTPEEWAGILDKARQGGINVVQTYVFWNIHETEKGKYSIEPQYDYIKFIKLIQKKGMYVTLRVGPFIQAEWNHGGLPYWLREVPEIIFRSNNEPFKKHMKKYVSTVIKTVKDANLFAPQGGPIILAQIENEYNHIQRAFREEGDNYVQWAAKMAVSLDIGVPWIMCKQTDAPDPVINACNGRHCGDTFSGPNKPYKPAIWTENWTAQYRVFGDPPSQRSAEDIAFSVARFFSKNGSLVNYYMYHGGTNFGRTSSAFTTTRYYDEAPLDEYGMQREPKWSHLRDVHRALSLCKRALFNGASTVTKMSQHHEVIVFEKPGSNLCAAFITNNHTKVPTTISFRGTDYYMPPRSISILPDCKTVVFNTQCIASQHSSRNFKRSMAANDHKWEVYSETIPTTKQIPTHEKNPIELYSLLKDTSDYAWYTTSVELRPEDLPKKNDIPTILRIMSLGHSLLAFVNGEFIGSNHGSHEEKGFEFQKPVTLKVGVNQIAILASTVGLPDSGAYMEHRFAGPKSIFILGLNSGKMDLTSNGWGHEVGIKGEKLGIFTEEGSKKVQWKEAKGPGPAVSWYKTNFATPEGTDPVAIRMTGMGKGMVWINGKSIGRHWMSYLSPLGQPTQSEYHIPRTYFNPKDNLLVVFEEEIANPEKVEILTVNRDTICSFVTENHPPNVKSWAIKSEKFQAVVNDLVPSASLKCPHQRTIKAVEFASFGDPAGACGAFALGKCNAPAIKQIVEKQCLGKASCLVPIDKDAFTKGQDACPNVTKALAIQVRCE from the exons ATGTCAATTCTCAAAGTTCTTTTGATTACCATCACTTTTTCATTGGTCATTGCTGCCACCAGCGCCCATGAAGACGAGAAGAAGATGACGACTTCTAACAGTCACGAGGACGAAGGCGGGGAGAAGAAGACTGTGACTTATGATGGCAGGTCACTCATTATCAATGGAAGACGGGAGCTTCTCTTCTCCGGTTCCATCCATTACCCACGAAGCACCCCCGAG GAGTGGGCAGGCATTCTTGACAAAGCAAGACAGGGAGGCATAAACGTGGTCCAAACTTACGTGTTCTGGAACATTCATGAGACTGAGAAAGGCAAG TACTCAATTGAGCCGCAGTATGATTACATAAAGTTCATCAAGCTTATTCAAAAGAAAGGAATGTATGTAACCCTCAGGGTTGGGCCTTTCATCCAAGCTGAATGGAATCACGG AGGACTTCCATATTGGCTAAGAGAGGTCCCTGAAATCATATTCCGCTCTAACAATGAACCCTTTAAG AAGCACATGAAAAAATATGTATCAACCGTTATAAAAACGGTGAAAGACGCGAACCTCTTTGCTCCCCAAGGAGGCCCTATCATCTTGGCACAG ATTGAGAATGAGTACAACCATATCCAACGTGCTTTTAGAGAGGAAGGAGATAATTATGTCCAATGGGCCGCAAAAATGGCAGTGTCACTGGATATTGGAGTTCCATGGATCATGTGCAAGCAGACAGATGCTCCTGATCCAGTG ATTAATGCATGCAATGGAAGGCACTGTGGTGATACCTTTTCAGGCCCCAACAAACCTTACAAGCCTGCCATATGGACTGAAAACTGGACTGCTCA GTATAGAGTGTTTGGAGATCCACCATCTCAAAGATCAGCAGAAGACATTGCCTTCTCAGTTGCTCGCTTCTTCTCTAAGAATGGATCTTTGGTGAACTATTATATG TACCATGGTGGAACAAATTTTGGTAGAACAAGCTCTGCCTTCACTACAACCCGATATTACGATGAAGCCCCTCTTGATGAGTACGGTATGCAGAGAGAACCAAAATGGAGTCACCTGAGGGATGTGCACAGGGCATTGAGCCTATGCAAGAGGGCCCTGTTTAATGGTGCGTCTACCGTCACAAAAATGAGCCAACATCACGAG GTTATAGTTTTTGAGAAGCCAGGAAGTAATTTATGTGCTGCTTTCATCACCAACAACCACACCAAAGTACCAACAACCATAAGTTTCAGAGGTACGGACTACTATATGCCACCACGTTCCATTAGCATCCTTCCTGACTGCAAGACTGTTGTTTTCAACACTCAATGT ATTGCTTCACAACATAGTTCAAGGAATTTCAAGCGGTCAATGGCAGCAAACGATCATAAGTGGGAGGTGTATTCTGAGACCATTCCAACCACCAAGCAAATTCCAACCCATGAAAAGAATCCTATAGAGCTTTATAGCTTGCTTAAAGACACCAGCGACTATGCATGGTACACCACCAG CGTAGAACTACGTCcagaagacttgccaaagaagAATGATATACCTACCATTCTCCGTATTATGAGTCTTGGTCATTCATTGCTTGCCTTTGTAAATGGAGAATTCATTG GATCAAATCATGGTAGCCAtgaagaaaaaggttttgaattccAGAAACCTGTAACCTTGAAGGTTGGAGTTAACCAAATAGCTATCTTGGCTTCCACTGTGGGACTCCCC GACAGTGGAGCATACATGGAACACAGGTTCGCTGGACCCAAGTCTATATTCATCCTTGGTCTCAACTCTGGAAAAATGGATCTCACTTCTAATGGTTGGGGTCATGag GTTGGTATCAAAGGTGAGAAGCTTGGCATTTTCACTGAAGAAGGATCAAAGAAAGTACAATGGAAAGAAGCCAAGGGACCTGGACCGGCTGTCTCCTGGTACAAG ACAAATTTTGCAACCCCAGAGGGAACGGATCCTGTTGCCATCAGGATGACTGGTATGGGGAAGGGAATGGTTTGGATCAATGGTAAAAGCATTGGTCGTCACTGGATGAGTTACCTCTCTCCTCTTGGACAGCCTACTCAATCAGA gTACCACATCCCAAGAACTTACTTCAATCCAAAAGACAACTTGCTTGTTGTATTTGAGGAAGAGATAGCTAATCCAGAAAAGGTTGAAATCCTAACTGTTAACAGAGATACAATATGCAGTTTCGTCACAGAGAATCACCCCCCCAATGTCAAGTCATGGGCAATTAAGAGCGAGAAGTTCCAGGCTGTTGTGAATGATCTGGTGCCATCAGCTTCACTCAAATGTCCACACCAAAGAACCATTAAGGCTGTGGAGTTTGCAAGCTTTGGTGATCCTGCGGGTGCATGTGGAGCCTTTGCTTTAGGCAAATGTAATGCACCTGCCATCAAGCAGATTGTGGAGAAG CAATGCCTCGGAAAAGCATCTTGTTTGGTTCCAATTGACAAGGACGCCTTCACTAAGGGCCAAGATGCTTGCCCAAATGTGACGAAGGCACTTGCAATCCAAGTGAGGTGTGAATGA
- the LOC100805035 gene encoding rac-like GTP-binding protein RAC1-like isoform X1, with the protein MSASRFIKCVTVGDGAVGKTCMLISYTSNTFPTDYVPTVFDNFSANVVVDGSTVNLGLWDTAGQEDYNRLRPLSYRGADVFLLAFSLISRASYENVAKKVSLAFFFFFCFVPLYSGLIFSRHFQWIPELRHYAPGVPIILVGTKLDLRDDKQFFQDHPGAVPITTAQGEELRKLIGAPIYIECSSKTQQNVKAVFDAAIKVVLQPPKQKKKKRKGQKACSIL; encoded by the exons ATGAGTGCGTCCAGGTTCATCAAGTGTGTCACTGTGGGTGACGGTGCCGTTGGCAAGACTTGCATGCTCATCTCCTACACCAGCAACACTTTTCCTACG GACTACGTGCCAACTGTCTTTGACAATTTCAGTGCAAATGTCGTTGTGGATGGAAGCACTGTGAATCTTGGGTTGTGGGATACTGCTG GCCAAGAAGATTACAATAGATTGAGACCCTTAAGCTATCGTGGAGCAGATGTATTCCTGCTTGCTTTCTCTCTCATAAGCAGGGCCAGCTATGAAAATGTTGCCAAGAAAGTAAGCTtggcatttttctttttcttttgttttgtccctCTCTACTCTGGACTAATTTTTTCCCGTCATTTTCAGTGGATTCCTGAGTTGAGGCATTATGCTCCTGGTGTTCCAATTATTCTTGTTGGAACAAAACTTG ATCTTCGGGATGATAAGCAGTTCTTTCAAGACCATCCTGGTGCAGTGCCTATCACCACAGCACAG GGTGAGGAACTGAGAAAGCTTATCGGTGCTCCAATTTACATTGAATGTAGTTCAAAAACACAACAG AATGTGAAGGCTGTTTTTGATGCAGCCATCAAGGTAGTTCTCCAGCCCCCAaagcagaagaaaaagaagagaaagggacaAAAGGCCTGTTCCATTTTGTGA
- the LOC100805035 gene encoding rac-like GTP-binding protein RAC1-like has translation MSASRFIKCVTVGDGAVGKTCMLISYTSNTFPTDYVPTVFDNFSANVVVDGSTVNLGLWDTAGQEDYNRLRPLSYRGADVFLLAFSLISRASYENVAKKWIPELRHYAPGVPIILVGTKLDLRDDKQFFQDHPGAVPITTAQGEELRKLIGAPIYIECSSKTQQNVKAVFDAAIKVVLQPPKQKKKKRKGQKACSIL, from the exons ATGAGTGCGTCCAGGTTCATCAAGTGTGTCACTGTGGGTGACGGTGCCGTTGGCAAGACTTGCATGCTCATCTCCTACACCAGCAACACTTTTCCTACG GACTACGTGCCAACTGTCTTTGACAATTTCAGTGCAAATGTCGTTGTGGATGGAAGCACTGTGAATCTTGGGTTGTGGGATACTGCTG GCCAAGAAGATTACAATAGATTGAGACCCTTAAGCTATCGTGGAGCAGATGTATTCCTGCTTGCTTTCTCTCTCATAAGCAGGGCCAGCTATGAAAATGTTGCCAAGAAA TGGATTCCTGAGTTGAGGCATTATGCTCCTGGTGTTCCAATTATTCTTGTTGGAACAAAACTTG ATCTTCGGGATGATAAGCAGTTCTTTCAAGACCATCCTGGTGCAGTGCCTATCACCACAGCACAG GGTGAGGAACTGAGAAAGCTTATCGGTGCTCCAATTTACATTGAATGTAGTTCAAAAACACAACAG AATGTGAAGGCTGTTTTTGATGCAGCCATCAAGGTAGTTCTCCAGCCCCCAaagcagaagaaaaagaagagaaagggacaAAAGGCCTGTTCCATTTTGTGA
- the LOC100805577 gene encoding ubiquitin-conjugating enzyme E2 10, whose product MASKRILKELKDLQRDPPTSCSAGPVGEDMFHWQATIIGPNDSPYAGGVFLVTIHFPPDYPFKPPKVAFRTKVFHPNINSNGNICLDILKEQWSPALTISKVLLSICSLLTDPNPDDPLVPEIAHLCKTDKFKYESTARSWTQKYAMG is encoded by the exons ATGGCATCCAAGAGAATACTGAAGGAGCTCAAGGACTTACAGAGAGATCCACCAACTTCATGCAGTGCAG GCCCTGTGGGCGAGGACATGTTCCATTGGCAAGCAACCATCATTGGTCCAAATGACAGTCCCTATGCTGGTGGTGTTTTCCTTGTGACCATCCATTTCCCTCCCGATTATCCCTTCAAACCTCCCAAG GTAGCATTCAGGACCAAGGTGTTCCATCCCAACATTAACAGCAATGGCAATATTTGCCTGGACATACTCAAAGAACAATGGAGTCCTGCTCTCACCATATCCAAG GTGCTGCTCTCTATATGTTCTCTGCTAACGGATCCAAATCCTGATGACCCTTTAGTGCCTGAAATTGCTCATTTGTGCAAGACCGACAAATTCAAGTATGAGTCTACTGCTAGAAGCTGGACCCAGAAGTATGCCATGGGCTAA